In a genomic window of Roseiflexus castenholzii DSM 13941:
- a CDS encoding choice-of-anchor D domain-containing protein, with amino-acid sequence MPDINPSNTPDSQSAPPSGDRSPQVAVIDAQSGSVRAIALTSAGITVGRLANNALQLDAPVVSRNHARIDWDGSRATITDLGSKSGTRLGRVRLTPQTPQVWEPGQEVHIGPYTLRLDIGAPLSSEPSPGAPADVHAAPTQRIAGGAPSGLALALSPVQMALTLIPGEPTDVEVRVTNRTPAPLTVALVLEGLPELWVEPVPTLRVPPFSMKTTSVRVQAPATVESMVRPYDVRLRAVPQEDPSAAADLALEWRVAPFLAGEMQVSPHRVRGRDQAVVTVHLRNNGNAQAAYHLRATDERQMASVAFAEDRVVLAPGETADIPLTIAAPRRTFGGDLTHALTIEVEEQDDIHGLPSRLLHDEVRFVQTALLPVWSPLALFVALFLLYGLNVPAVVWSAVPGSGFLAGTQGRNITEESARLAARATQQAVQGQTALAEAGAALAATQSAVAALPTEQQASAQTALAAAFQATVTSLAAAQTAEAQALAATGAALEAQLAQTTTAQGPTAAAQAPTGNAPSPTTRPAVTPSPVATALRPTATVASSPTAAPQPTTVVAGSGEVDPASIAFGSIKKGTTGAPRTLLLKNTGNAPLTIDEIVIGGVHAADFARVSGGAENCGASLAPGASCAITLTFTPAAAGQRTGQLRIETSSAGGVLLVSLSGSGTEIPEVASIVRVGGSPTNAASVQFQVNFSEAVKGVSAANFSLVTLGGAVGASIASVSPASGTSTNQWTVTVNAGGGNKTIRLDFVNSNGVTNVDGNAVEKLPFNAGDQIVIDTTPPTVTLGNTPPLLTNNPAIPFTFTGSDDVSPSVTFECRIDSASFAPCTSPLTPAGLADGSRTFNVRSRDLAGNISTPAAYTWTIDTNPPNTSISDGPSVGSTTGPAVAFTFTSEPGATFECRLNTAAFSPCTSPQNLTGLTTGVYTFSVRAIDAAGNIDASPASRTWTVDATPPDTSITGGPAAGSTTGPNVSFTFSSEAGATFECRLNTAAFSPCTSPQNLTGLTTGVYTFSVRAIDAVGNIDPTPASRTWTVDATPPDTSILSGPTGTISATSVTFTFTSTESVSTFQCRLNTGSFASCTSPHTITGLTHGSQTFEVRAVDSVGNVDPTPASRTWTVDTQPPETTITTGPADSSTTGPSVTFNFTSSESGSTFECSVDGGAFLACSSPQNLSLANGTHTFAVRAIDSVGNIDPTPASRTWTVDAIPPAVTSVTSSTSDGTYGVGASINITVNFGESVALSGGSLQVTLNTGVTISIAPFSGVSASGTYVVGAGQNTGDLNSTGLTLTAGATLRDAAGNNAVLTIPTGQSLADLRDIVIDTTPPPAPTVTIPSTPTTVLSTTTTFNIQGTAEANSLVQVWNDANNNGAIDTGESVAASQQLTGGGTSFSISVTLATGDNNFVVTATDAANNRSTPTDVPTITRDT; translated from the coding sequence GTGCCCGACATCAACCCATCCAACACCCCCGACTCTCAATCTGCGCCTCCGTCTGGGGACAGATCGCCGCAGGTTGCCGTGATCGATGCGCAGAGCGGTTCGGTTCGCGCGATTGCGCTGACGTCCGCTGGAATAACGGTCGGGCGTCTGGCAAATAACGCGCTTCAACTCGATGCTCCGGTTGTTTCGCGCAACCACGCGCGGATCGACTGGGACGGCAGCCGCGCCACCATTACCGATCTGGGATCGAAAAGCGGCACGCGCTTGGGTCGTGTGCGCCTCACGCCGCAGACGCCACAGGTTTGGGAGCCGGGACAGGAGGTGCACATCGGTCCATATACGCTGCGCCTCGATATTGGGGCGCCATTGTCGTCGGAACCATCGCCAGGCGCTCCTGCCGATGTCCATGCTGCGCCGACTCAACGGATCGCGGGAGGCGCTCCGTCGGGATTGGCGCTTGCGCTGTCGCCAGTGCAGATGGCGTTGACGCTGATCCCCGGTGAACCGACGGATGTTGAGGTGCGCGTCACTAACCGGACTCCCGCTCCACTAACTGTTGCGCTTGTGCTCGAGGGTCTGCCCGAACTGTGGGTGGAACCGGTCCCAACGCTGCGTGTGCCGCCGTTTTCGATGAAGACGACGAGTGTGCGTGTGCAGGCGCCTGCCACCGTGGAGAGCATGGTCCGTCCCTACGATGTGCGCCTGCGCGCCGTGCCGCAGGAAGATCCGTCTGCCGCTGCCGATTTGGCGCTGGAATGGCGTGTGGCGCCATTTCTGGCGGGTGAGATGCAGGTCTCGCCGCATCGGGTGCGTGGACGTGACCAGGCGGTGGTGACCGTTCATCTGCGCAATAACGGTAATGCTCAGGCGGCGTACCATCTGCGCGCAACCGATGAGCGCCAGATGGCCAGCGTCGCGTTTGCCGAGGATCGTGTTGTGCTCGCGCCAGGAGAGACGGCAGACATACCGCTGACGATAGCCGCTCCTCGCCGCACCTTCGGCGGCGACCTCACCCACGCGCTGACCATCGAGGTCGAGGAGCAGGACGACATTCATGGTTTACCCTCCCGTCTCCTGCATGATGAGGTGCGTTTTGTGCAGACGGCGCTGCTGCCGGTCTGGTCGCCACTGGCGCTGTTCGTGGCGCTCTTCCTGCTCTATGGGCTGAATGTGCCGGCGGTGGTGTGGTCTGCCGTTCCTGGCAGCGGCTTTCTTGCCGGGACACAGGGCCGGAATATCACTGAGGAGTCGGCGCGCCTTGCTGCGCGCGCGACCCAGCAGGCAGTTCAGGGACAGACGGCGCTTGCTGAAGCAGGCGCGGCGCTGGCGGCAACCCAATCTGCGGTAGCGGCGTTGCCGACCGAACAACAGGCAAGCGCACAAACGGCGCTTGCCGCAGCGTTTCAGGCGACAGTCACCTCACTGGCAGCAGCCCAGACGGCAGAAGCGCAGGCGCTGGCAGCGACCGGCGCGGCGCTCGAAGCGCAACTGGCGCAAACTACGACCGCGCAGGGTCCGACTGCTGCGGCGCAGGCGCCTACCGGCAACGCGCCATCTCCTACCACGCGCCCGGCGGTTACCCCATCTCCGGTTGCAACGGCGCTGCGTCCGACTGCCACGGTTGCGTCGTCGCCGACGGCGGCGCCGCAGCCAACGACTGTGGTCGCAGGCAGCGGTGAGGTCGATCCGGCATCGATTGCGTTTGGCAGCATCAAAAAAGGAACAACCGGAGCGCCGCGCACGCTGTTGCTGAAAAATACCGGTAATGCGCCGCTGACAATCGACGAAATCGTGATCGGTGGCGTCCATGCAGCCGATTTTGCGCGCGTCAGTGGTGGCGCCGAGAACTGCGGCGCGTCGCTGGCGCCGGGCGCCTCGTGTGCGATTACCCTGACCTTCACGCCAGCAGCGGCGGGGCAACGCACGGGCCAGCTTCGGATCGAAACCTCGTCCGCTGGCGGGGTCTTGCTGGTGAGCCTGAGTGGATCAGGGACCGAAATCCCTGAAGTGGCCTCGATTGTGCGCGTCGGCGGTAGTCCAACCAACGCTGCCAGTGTGCAGTTCCAGGTCAATTTCAGCGAAGCAGTCAAAGGCGTCTCGGCAGCGAACTTCAGCCTGGTCACCCTTGGCGGCGCGGTTGGCGCCAGTATTGCGTCGGTCTCTCCCGCAAGCGGTACGTCAACCAACCAATGGACGGTGACGGTGAATGCGGGTGGCGGCAACAAGACCATCCGGCTCGATTTTGTTAATAGCAATGGTGTGACCAACGTCGATGGTAATGCAGTAGAGAAATTGCCGTTCAACGCTGGCGACCAGATTGTGATCGATACGACGCCGCCGACTGTTACGCTGGGCAATACGCCGCCATTGTTGACAAATAATCCGGCGATACCGTTTACGTTTACCGGTAGCGACGATGTAAGCCCCAGCGTGACTTTCGAGTGCCGTATTGATAGCGCCAGTTTTGCGCCCTGCACCAGTCCATTGACCCCTGCGGGCCTGGCTGATGGCAGTCGCACCTTCAACGTGCGCTCGCGCGACCTGGCGGGAAATATCAGTACGCCAGCGGCGTATACGTGGACAATCGACACGAATCCCCCCAATACGTCTATCTCTGACGGTCCTTCGGTTGGAAGCACCACGGGACCAGCCGTTGCCTTTACGTTCACGTCCGAACCCGGCGCAACATTCGAGTGCCGGTTGAATACCGCTGCATTTTCGCCATGCACCAGCCCTCAAAATCTGACCGGACTGACGACCGGTGTGTATACCTTCAGCGTGCGCGCCATCGATGCAGCCGGGAACATCGATGCCAGCCCGGCGAGTCGCACCTGGACGGTCGATGCAACCCCGCCGGATACGTCGATTACCGGAGGACCGGCAGCCGGTAGCACGACTGGTCCGAATGTGAGTTTTACCTTCTCGTCGGAAGCAGGCGCAACATTCGAGTGCCGGTTGAATACCGCTGCATTTTCGCCATGCACCAGCCCTCAAAATCTGACCGGACTGACGACCGGTGTGTATACCTTCAGCGTGCGCGCCATCGACGCGGTCGGGAACATCGATCCAACGCCTGCCAGTCGCACCTGGACGGTTGATGCAACCCCGCCGGATACGTCGATTCTCAGCGGACCGACCGGCACTATCAGTGCAACCAGCGTTACCTTTACGTTCACTTCGACCGAGTCGGTTTCGACGTTCCAGTGCCGTTTGAATACTGGATCGTTTGCAAGTTGCACCAGCCCGCACACAATTACCGGTTTGACGCACGGTTCACAGACGTTCGAGGTGCGCGCCGTTGACTCGGTCGGCAATGTCGATCCGACGCCTGCCAGTCGCACCTGGACGGTCGATACACAACCTCCGGAAACAACAATCACCACTGGTCCCGCCGACAGTAGCACAACCGGTCCGTCGGTGACATTCAACTTTACTTCTTCCGAATCTGGCAGCACCTTCGAGTGCAGTGTGGATGGCGGTGCATTCCTGGCATGTTCTTCGCCGCAGAACCTGTCGCTGGCGAATGGCACGCATACATTTGCAGTGCGCGCCATTGACTCGGTCGGCAACATCGATCCGACGCCTGCCAGTCGCACCTGGACGGTCGATGCCATACCGCCAGCCGTGACAAGTGTGACCTCCTCGACGTCGGATGGGACGTATGGGGTCGGCGCCAGCATTAATATCACGGTCAACTTTGGCGAGTCGGTCGCGCTGAGCGGCGGTTCGCTCCAGGTGACGCTTAACACCGGTGTGACGATCTCCATTGCGCCCTTCAGTGGCGTCAGCGCCAGTGGAACCTATGTGGTCGGTGCGGGGCAGAACACTGGCGATCTCAACTCCACGGGGCTGACGCTGACGGCTGGGGCAACGCTGCGTGATGCGGCGGGGAATAATGCCGTGCTGACCATTCCTACGGGCCAGTCGCTAGCGGATCTGCGCGATATTGTGATTGATACAACCCCGCCTCCCGCTCCGACCGTCACCATTCCGAGCACGCCAACAACGGTTCTATCTACGACGACAACCTTCAATATTCAGGGAACTGCTGAAGCCAACAGTCTCGTGCAGGTATGGAACGATGCCAATAACAATGGTGCGATCGACACGGGTGAGAGTGTCGCGGCCTCGCAACAGTTGACCGGCGGCGGGACAAGTTTTTCGATCAGCGTGACCCTTGCGACCGGCGACAACAATTTTGTCGTGACCGCCACCGATGCTGCCAATAATCGTTCGACGCCAACCGATGTGCCGACGATCACCAGAGATACATGA
- a CDS encoding Calx-beta domain-containing protein, with product MSPDEAPDSEASPNPYATQVVASSTNERPAFVALIDARGQPAQSVEVTAAGVTIGRLKSSALVLDDPTISRNHARVEWDGRRARVTDLGSKSGTFLGAVRLTPQTPYEWLPDQPLRIGRYTLRLYPGAPPPAPAAAAAAAAIPGAPTGRLVPADAPSSPAVPTGLLNPDMAAPERAGAAVEPATAVALAVLPDQRALTLTPGEHVTINVVVTNHATIPLTVSLMLDGLPPEWVEVAPTVTVMPGARVPATLLVQAPASSASRAGSYAVSLQAFAAELPTLMFEAPLEWRVAPFLAGELSIAPKRARGRDRAVYTVTVRNNGNVPASYALSATDDLQELAYSIAQERLTVGPGEAAETSLTVVVERRVFGAERQHPFTVQAVETDVQQALRETLSVQAQFVQTPAFPLWWIPMVLTLLLLALLCGFAALPASLAGMLPGYGIFAAPTESPPDMRATAAAEATATAQQLQLIEQQGQATLAALAQTATAAPADQQVALQATLAAQFASATAIALQFTALPTLPPPTDAPFATVPPGTLPAPTASPVAGAPSPTATLTRTRTPTLTPTPAPTQTPAPGLPELTIDDASVQRRTSGETTMTFTVRLSSSSSATVSVEYTTEDDTARAGIDYRSVSGTLAFNPGETERVIVVQALPSSTTATDRRFRVVLTSAAGANFADNVAVGTIRPAAGIATATPTATFAPTQTPTNTGTPLPGATATPTNTPTPLPTATPTNTHTPTPLPTATPTETLTPTPTETLTPTPTETPTLTPTETPEPVTLTLTAPTSVNVTGGASTPWTDIDGVVISGAPDTDTVMVRLNIVGVNPSNNAGEMRITGLDGFAQTSTPQTFMTTLADANSRLSRLQYRRGAIGQARMTITVTHGSQVRTAQIDLQINQP from the coding sequence ATGTCGCCAGACGAAGCGCCTGACTCAGAGGCGTCGCCCAATCCATATGCTACGCAGGTTGTTGCTTCTTCTACGAACGAACGCCCTGCTTTTGTCGCGCTGATTGATGCGCGTGGTCAACCTGCTCAGTCTGTTGAAGTGACGGCGGCAGGAGTAACGATTGGTCGCCTCAAAAGCAGCGCTCTGGTTCTCGATGATCCGACCATCTCGCGCAACCATGCCCGTGTCGAGTGGGATGGACGGCGCGCCCGCGTGACCGATCTCGGCTCGAAGTCGGGAACATTCCTGGGCGCTGTGCGTCTGACGCCGCAAACCCCGTATGAATGGCTTCCCGATCAACCGCTGCGTATTGGCCGCTATACCCTGCGTCTCTATCCTGGCGCCCCGCCGCCGGCGCCTGCGGCGGCGGCTGCCGCTGCTGCAATCCCTGGCGCGCCCACGGGACGCCTTGTGCCGGCGGATGCGCCGTCGTCGCCTGCTGTGCCCACCGGTCTTTTGAATCCCGACATGGCTGCCCCGGAACGCGCAGGAGCCGCCGTTGAACCGGCGACTGCGGTTGCGCTCGCCGTTTTGCCGGATCAACGTGCGCTGACTCTGACTCCTGGCGAGCACGTCACAATCAATGTTGTTGTGACCAATCATGCGACGATTCCGCTCACCGTTTCTCTGATGCTCGATGGGTTGCCGCCGGAGTGGGTCGAGGTTGCACCGACGGTCACCGTTATGCCTGGGGCGCGGGTTCCGGCGACTCTGCTCGTCCAGGCGCCGGCATCCAGTGCGAGCCGCGCCGGGTCGTATGCGGTCTCGCTTCAGGCATTCGCCGCCGAACTGCCGACGCTCATGTTCGAGGCGCCGCTGGAGTGGCGGGTGGCGCCCTTCCTGGCGGGAGAATTGTCGATTGCGCCGAAACGCGCCAGAGGTCGCGATCGGGCGGTGTATACCGTTACTGTGCGCAATAATGGTAATGTTCCGGCATCGTATGCGCTCAGCGCAACCGATGATCTTCAGGAACTGGCGTATTCGATTGCGCAGGAGCGCCTGACTGTCGGACCTGGCGAAGCCGCAGAGACATCGCTGACGGTCGTTGTCGAACGTCGTGTGTTTGGCGCAGAACGACAGCACCCGTTCACTGTGCAGGCGGTCGAGACCGATGTTCAGCAGGCGCTGCGCGAAACGCTGAGCGTGCAGGCGCAGTTTGTGCAGACGCCAGCATTTCCACTCTGGTGGATACCGATGGTGCTGACGTTGCTGTTGCTGGCGCTGTTGTGCGGTTTTGCTGCGTTGCCGGCATCGCTTGCCGGCATGCTGCCAGGGTACGGCATCTTTGCTGCGCCAACCGAGTCGCCGCCGGATATGCGCGCAACGGCTGCCGCAGAAGCGACGGCAACGGCACAACAATTGCAACTCATTGAACAGCAAGGGCAGGCGACCCTCGCGGCGCTGGCGCAAACGGCGACGGCGGCGCCTGCCGATCAGCAGGTGGCGCTCCAGGCGACGCTGGCAGCGCAATTTGCTTCTGCAACCGCAATTGCGCTTCAGTTCACTGCGTTGCCGACGCTGCCTCCGCCGACAGACGCACCATTTGCCACGGTTCCGCCGGGGACGCTGCCTGCGCCGACGGCGTCACCGGTTGCCGGCGCTCCGTCCCCAACCGCAACGCTGACGCGCACCCGCACGCCGACACTCACGCCAACTCCGGCGCCGACTCAGACACCAGCGCCAGGGTTGCCCGAATTGACCATCGATGATGCGTCGGTGCAACGCCGCACAAGCGGTGAGACAACGATGACGTTCACCGTGCGTCTGTCCAGCAGCAGTTCTGCAACCGTGAGTGTCGAGTACACGACTGAAGATGATACGGCCCGGGCGGGCATCGATTATCGGAGCGTCAGTGGTACGCTGGCATTCAATCCGGGCGAAACCGAACGGGTGATCGTCGTGCAGGCGCTGCCGAGTTCCACAACCGCGACCGATCGACGGTTCCGGGTGGTTCTGACCAGCGCTGCCGGGGCGAATTTCGCCGATAATGTCGCGGTTGGCACGATTCGACCGGCTGCGGGTATCGCAACTGCCACGCCGACCGCCACATTCGCTCCTACCCAGACGCCGACCAATACCGGCACACCACTGCCTGGCGCCACCGCCACGCCGACCAATACACCAACGCCGCTGCCGACGGCTACGCCAACCAATACCCATACACCAACGCCGCTGCCAACGGCTACGCCGACCGAGACGCTGACGCCGACCCCCACGGAGACGCTGACGCCAACGCCGACCGAAACGCCAACGCTGACGCCGACTGAGACACCTGAACCGGTTACACTAACCCTGACCGCGCCGACGTCGGTTAATGTCACCGGGGGCGCCAGCACGCCATGGACCGATATCGATGGGGTGGTTATCAGCGGCGCGCCCGACACTGATACTGTCATGGTTCGGTTGAACATCGTCGGAGTAAATCCGAGCAATAACGCGGGAGAGATGCGTATCACCGGCTTGGACGGGTTTGCTCAAACGTCTACGCCGCAGACATTTATGACCACGCTTGCCGATGCGAATAGCCGGTTGAGTCGGCTTCAGTACCGTCGCGGCGCCATCGGACAGGCGCGGATGACCATCACCGTCACCCATGGGAGCCAGGTTCGCACTGCACAGATCGATCTGCAAATCAATCAACCATGA
- a CDS encoding FHA domain-containing serine/threonine-protein kinase, giving the protein MNDLLGQIIGNCRIEALLGAGGMGQVFRARHVHLDRLQAIKVMHPHMASDPGFQARFRQEAQAVAALEHPHIVRIFNFDEQQGRYYIAMEYMPDGSLRTLLDRRMREGVKWPLTFGLDLIRQAAEALDFAHARGIVHRDIKPDNMLIERHAGPGGRSLYVLKLTDFGLARMVEGGGGITASGMTVGTPAYMSPEQCQGLPVDGRSDIYSLGIVLYEVVTGYLPFTVSRISEAVEKHVYAQPPSPRTVASDLPVAVEAIILRCLAKKPEERFATGAELAQALRRVMQAPAPLPPVPEGLVVWVIDAAGQVVQQVPLTEQGLTVGRRAGHQIVLDDPAVSRNHLTIEWSGRRVRVKDLGSRGGTLLDGAPMTPHESHAWEIGQRLEVGPFTLELAQHRDDQIGMTLAPGQDSLQVVAGQEVVIEVTLLNRGNSDDTLALAVEGWPASWIRMPEGPVRVAAGSQTVVRLALYVPVSPDARGGTYDVQVHACSTIQPQTGASVQASWSVAAPPSLSVQIMPEMARGRDQARYAVQLTNQGGAIAHIVLMAEDDHQALAYNFAQHELHLPPGETVETSLEVRSNRRIFGGAQTHRFKVIAAVLGVGTATAEATFVQTSLLPI; this is encoded by the coding sequence ATGAACGATCTTCTGGGACAGATCATCGGGAACTGCCGTATCGAGGCGCTACTGGGCGCGGGTGGCATGGGGCAGGTGTTTCGGGCGCGCCACGTTCACCTTGATCGCTTGCAGGCGATCAAGGTCATGCATCCGCACATGGCGAGCGATCCCGGCTTTCAGGCGCGCTTTCGTCAGGAGGCGCAGGCGGTTGCTGCGCTTGAACATCCGCATATTGTGCGTATCTTCAATTTCGATGAACAGCAAGGTCGGTACTATATTGCGATGGAGTATATGCCCGACGGATCGCTGCGCACGTTGCTCGACCGTCGCATGCGTGAAGGTGTGAAATGGCCGCTCACCTTTGGTCTCGATCTGATCCGGCAGGCGGCGGAAGCGCTCGATTTTGCGCACGCCAGGGGGATTGTGCATCGCGATATCAAGCCGGATAATATGCTGATCGAACGGCACGCCGGTCCTGGCGGACGCTCGCTCTATGTGCTCAAACTGACTGATTTCGGTCTGGCGCGGATGGTCGAAGGCGGCGGCGGCATTACCGCCAGCGGGATGACGGTCGGTACGCCGGCGTACATGTCGCCGGAACAGTGTCAGGGGCTGCCGGTTGATGGGCGCAGTGACATCTATTCGCTCGGGATAGTGCTGTATGAAGTGGTTACCGGCTATTTGCCGTTCACTGTCAGCCGAATCAGTGAGGCGGTTGAGAAGCACGTCTACGCGCAGCCGCCGTCGCCGCGCACGGTCGCGTCTGATCTGCCGGTTGCGGTTGAGGCGATCATTCTTCGCTGCCTGGCGAAGAAACCGGAGGAGCGCTTCGCAACCGGCGCGGAACTGGCTCAGGCGCTCCGTCGGGTGATGCAGGCGCCAGCGCCTCTACCGCCTGTGCCCGAGGGGTTGGTCGTCTGGGTGATCGATGCGGCGGGACAGGTGGTGCAGCAGGTTCCACTCACGGAACAGGGGTTGACCGTCGGGCGGCGCGCGGGGCATCAGATTGTGCTCGATGATCCGGCAGTGTCACGTAATCACCTGACCATCGAATGGAGTGGGCGGCGTGTGCGCGTGAAGGACCTGGGATCGCGCGGCGGGACGCTGCTCGATGGCGCACCGATGACGCCGCATGAATCGCATGCCTGGGAAATCGGGCAGCGTCTGGAGGTCGGTCCGTTTACGCTGGAACTGGCTCAACATCGGGATGATCAGATTGGTATGACCCTGGCGCCCGGTCAGGATTCGCTTCAGGTCGTCGCCGGTCAGGAGGTTGTCATCGAGGTGACGCTGCTCAACCGTGGCAATAGCGACGACACGCTGGCGCTGGCGGTCGAAGGATGGCCCGCTTCCTGGATACGCATGCCGGAGGGTCCGGTTCGGGTGGCCGCCGGATCGCAAACGGTGGTTCGACTGGCGCTGTATGTGCCTGTGTCTCCCGACGCGCGCGGCGGAACCTACGATGTGCAGGTTCATGCGTGCTCGACCATTCAACCACAGACAGGCGCATCGGTGCAGGCGTCGTGGAGTGTCGCCGCGCCGCCGTCGCTGAGTGTGCAGATCATGCCTGAGATGGCTCGCGGACGTGATCAGGCGCGGTATGCGGTTCAGTTGACGAATCAGGGTGGTGCGATAGCGCATATCGTGTTGATGGCGGAAGATGACCATCAGGCGCTGGCGTACAATTTCGCGCAGCACGAACTTCATCTCCCTCCCGGGGAAACGGTCGAGACGTCGCTCGAGGTGCGCAGCAATCGGCGTATTTTTGGCGGCGCCCAAACGCATCGGTTTAAGGTGATTGCAGCAGTGTTGGGAGTTGGCACGGCAACAGCAGAGGCTACATTCGTGCAAACATCGCTCTTGCCGATTTAG